The following are encoded in a window of Bradyrhizobium guangdongense genomic DNA:
- a CDS encoding crotonase/enoyl-CoA hydratase family protein, with translation MAYETIKYEVAEQILTITLHRPDKLNAFNAQMQGELIDAFDAADKDDNVRAIIVTGAGRGFCAGADLSSGADTFDRDARRGPVKRFADGKVDYSDPQVRDGGGQVTLRIFKCLKPVIAAVNGPAVGIGVTMQLAMDIRIASEAARFGFVFSQRGIVPEAASSWFLPRIVGISQALEWCYSGRVFPAQEALAGRLVSKVVAPDDLLPTARALAKEFAAKTAPVSIALIRQMMWRMMGADDPMEAHKVDSRGIYARGRSDDVREGVVSFLEKRPAQFKNKVSSDMPDYFPWWTEREYK, from the coding sequence ATGGCGTATGAGACGATCAAATACGAGGTCGCCGAGCAGATCCTCACCATCACGCTGCACCGGCCCGACAAGCTCAACGCCTTCAACGCGCAGATGCAAGGAGAATTGATCGACGCCTTCGACGCCGCCGACAAGGACGACAATGTCCGCGCCATCATCGTCACCGGCGCCGGACGCGGCTTTTGCGCAGGCGCGGATCTCTCCTCCGGAGCCGATACGTTCGATCGCGACGCGCGGCGCGGGCCGGTGAAACGCTTTGCCGACGGCAAGGTCGATTACAGCGATCCGCAGGTGCGCGATGGCGGCGGCCAGGTCACCTTGCGCATCTTCAAGTGCCTCAAGCCGGTGATCGCCGCGGTGAACGGCCCCGCCGTCGGCATCGGCGTCACCATGCAGCTCGCGATGGATATTCGCATCGCATCCGAAGCGGCGCGCTTCGGCTTCGTGTTCTCCCAGCGCGGCATCGTGCCGGAGGCGGCCTCGAGCTGGTTCCTGCCCCGCATCGTCGGCATCTCGCAGGCGCTGGAATGGTGCTATTCCGGCCGCGTCTTCCCGGCGCAGGAAGCGCTCGCCGGCCGCCTCGTCAGCAAGGTCGTCGCCCCCGACGATCTCTTGCCGACCGCCCGCGCGCTGGCGAAGGAATTCGCAGCCAAAACCGCGCCGGTGTCGATCGCGCTGATCCGGCAGATGATGTGGCGCATGATGGGCGCCGACGATCCCATGGAAGCCCACAAGGTCGACAGCCGCGGCATCTACGCCCGCGGCCGCTCGGACGACGTGAGGGAAGGCGTGGTGTCGTTCCTGGAGAAGCGGCCGGCGCAGTTCAAGAACAAGGTTTCCAGCGACATGCCGGATTATTTCCCGTGGTGGACCGAGCGGGAGTACAAATAG
- a CDS encoding amidase: MKKSVEEAVTSLHDLSAVDLIAGYRAKQFSPSEVLEDLLAHVAAWEPHLKALYAFDPDGAREAAEASTARWSGGEPCGALDGVPVTVKDNIATKGVPVPLGAASVKLVPAEKDAPPAARLRESGAIIFAKTTMPDYGMLSSGLSSFHALARNPWDLTKNPGGSSAGAGAAAAAGYGPLHLGTDIGGSVRLPAGWCGLVGLKPSFGRVPIDPTYVGRVAGPMTRTVDDCALMMSVIAKPDRRDGMSLPAEPLNWRGLEKSPRKLRFGLMLDPGCGLALEKPVREVAVKAAKAFESAGAVVTEVDGILTREMLDGLDNFWRARMWDDLSKLTPAEQAKVLPYIFKWGESGAKLSGVDVIRGFNQTMAIRAAASKLFCELDYVISPTAPNVNYPADWASPTNDPMKPFEHIAYTVPWNMSENPAVSINGGFDAKGFPIGVQIVGRRFDDIGVLGIAKAFEGLRGAQRPWPKPPRN, translated from the coding sequence ATGAAGAAGAGCGTCGAGGAGGCGGTCACCTCGCTGCACGATCTGTCCGCGGTCGATCTGATCGCGGGCTATCGCGCAAAGCAGTTCTCGCCGAGCGAGGTGCTGGAGGATCTGCTCGCGCATGTCGCTGCGTGGGAGCCGCATCTGAAGGCGCTCTATGCGTTCGATCCCGACGGCGCGCGCGAGGCCGCCGAGGCTTCGACGGCGCGCTGGTCCGGCGGCGAACCTTGCGGCGCGCTCGACGGCGTGCCTGTCACGGTCAAGGACAACATCGCGACCAAAGGTGTGCCGGTGCCGCTGGGAGCTGCCAGCGTCAAGCTGGTGCCGGCGGAGAAGGATGCCCCGCCCGCCGCGCGGCTGCGCGAGTCAGGCGCGATCATCTTCGCCAAGACCACCATGCCCGATTACGGCATGCTGTCGTCGGGGCTCTCTTCGTTCCACGCGCTCGCGCGAAATCCCTGGGACCTCACCAAAAATCCCGGCGGCTCCAGCGCCGGTGCGGGCGCCGCGGCCGCAGCCGGCTACGGCCCGCTGCATCTCGGCACCGATATCGGCGGCTCGGTGCGCCTGCCGGCCGGTTGGTGCGGCCTCGTCGGCCTGAAGCCGAGCTTCGGACGCGTGCCGATCGACCCCACCTATGTCGGCCGCGTCGCCGGCCCGATGACCCGCACCGTCGACGACTGCGCGCTGATGATGAGCGTGATCGCAAAGCCCGACAGGCGCGACGGCATGAGCCTGCCCGCCGAGCCGCTGAACTGGAGGGGTCTCGAGAAGTCCCCGCGCAAACTCCGCTTCGGCCTGATGCTCGATCCCGGCTGCGGCCTGGCGCTGGAGAAGCCGGTGCGCGAAGTGGCGGTAAAGGCCGCGAAGGCTTTCGAGTCCGCAGGCGCCGTCGTGACCGAAGTTGACGGCATCCTCACGCGCGAGATGCTTGACGGCCTCGACAATTTCTGGCGCGCGCGGATGTGGGACGATCTGTCCAAGCTGACGCCGGCCGAACAGGCCAAGGTGCTGCCCTACATCTTCAAGTGGGGAGAGTCCGGCGCAAAGCTCTCCGGCGTCGACGTGATCCGCGGCTTCAACCAGACCATGGCGATCCGCGCGGCCGCGTCCAAGCTGTTCTGCGAGCTCGATTACGTGATCTCGCCGACCGCGCCGAACGTGAACTATCCGGCGGATTGGGCCTCGCCGACCAACGATCCCATGAAGCCGTTCGAGCACATCGCCTATACCGTTCCGTGGAATATGTCGGAGAACCCTGCGGTCTCGATCAATGGCGGGTTCGACGCCAAGGGTTTTCCCATCGGCGTGCAGATCGTCGGCCGCCGCTTCGACGATATCGGCGTGCTCGGCATTGCCAAGGCGTTCGAAGGACTGCGCGGAGCGCAGCGGCCCTGGCCGAAGCCGCCGCGCAACTAA
- a CDS encoding M20 aminoacylase family protein → MPTIDRIDGYADELTAIRRDLHAHPEIGFEEVRTSGIVADKLTSWGIEVHRGLGGTGVIGVIKGKGSGSKRIGLRADMDALPMEENTNLKWSSKIPGRFHGCGHDGHTTMLLGTARYLAETRNFDGTVHLIFQPAEEGLGGARAMIKDGLFEKFPCDELYGLHNAPDLNHGEIAILPGPAMASADFFDLRITGYGAHGAMPERSKDAVVIATTLAQAIQTVVSRNVEPLQAAVVSITQIHAGSAYNVIPGDAHLCGTIRTFSKEVRTLVSERIRTICAGIASAYECAIDVDIRDTFNVLVNQVEQSKVVEEVARTIVDPAKVITRTQPKMGSEDFADMLETIPGAYFWVGHDGSVPVHNPGFVLDDKILPIGASMFARIIETRMPVG, encoded by the coding sequence ATGCCCACCATTGACCGCATCGACGGCTACGCCGACGAACTCACTGCCATCAGGCGCGACCTCCACGCCCATCCCGAGATCGGCTTCGAGGAAGTGCGCACCTCCGGCATCGTCGCCGACAAGCTGACGAGTTGGGGCATCGAGGTGCACCGCGGTCTCGGCGGCACCGGCGTGATCGGCGTCATCAAGGGCAAGGGTTCGGGCAGCAAGCGCATCGGGCTCCGCGCCGACATGGACGCGCTGCCGATGGAAGAGAACACCAATCTGAAATGGTCTTCGAAGATCCCCGGCCGCTTCCACGGCTGCGGTCATGACGGCCACACCACCATGCTGCTCGGCACCGCGCGCTACCTCGCCGAGACCAGGAATTTCGACGGCACCGTGCACCTGATCTTCCAGCCGGCCGAGGAAGGCCTGGGCGGCGCTCGCGCCATGATCAAGGACGGCCTGTTCGAGAAATTTCCGTGCGACGAGCTCTACGGCCTGCACAACGCGCCCGACCTCAACCATGGCGAGATCGCGATCCTGCCCGGCCCCGCGATGGCCAGCGCCGACTTCTTCGACCTCCGCATCACCGGCTACGGCGCACATGGCGCGATGCCCGAGCGCTCCAAGGACGCGGTCGTGATCGCGACCACGCTGGCGCAGGCGATCCAGACCGTCGTCAGCCGCAACGTCGAGCCGCTGCAGGCTGCGGTGGTGTCGATCACCCAGATCCATGCGGGCTCCGCCTACAACGTCATTCCCGGCGACGCGCATCTTTGCGGCACCATCCGCACCTTCTCGAAGGAAGTCCGCACCCTGGTCAGCGAACGCATCCGCACCATCTGCGCCGGCATCGCCAGCGCCTATGAGTGCGCGATCGATGTCGACATCCGCGACACCTTCAACGTGCTGGTCAACCAGGTCGAGCAGTCCAAGGTGGTCGAGGAGGTCGCGCGCACGATCGTCGACCCCGCCAAGGTGATCACCCGCACCCAGCCGAAGATGGGCAGCGAGGACTTTGCCGACATGCTGGAGACAATTCCCGGCGCCTATTTCTGGGTCGGTCATGACGGCTCGGTTCCGGTGCACAATCCCGGCTTCGTGCTCGACGACAAGATCCTGCCGATCGGCGCCAGCATGTTCGCCCGGATCATCGAAACGCGCATGCCGGTAGGCTAG
- a CDS encoding M81 family metallopeptidase — protein sequence MTRIAVGGFLHETNTFAPTKATFADFQHGGGWPAMTVGTDVLKVMRGINVGLAGFVDSAEANGWELVPTIACGASPSAHVTEDAFERIVRVMIDGIAAAGPIDAVYLDLHGAMVTEHLDDGEGEILARVRRIIGKDVPLVASLDLHANVTPAMMEHADALIAYRTYPHVDMAETGRAAAKHLALLLKTKQRLAKSFRQLPFLIAISWQCTNDFPTKGIYEKLAALESDAVPTLSFAPGFPAADFRDCGPSVFAYGRTQDDADRAAEAIVKLIESHEDDFDGKIWTPDDGVRHAMELAKSASKPIIIADTQDNPGAGGDSDTTGMLRALVRNKASAATGAIYDPESARAAHAAGVGATVTLSLGGKSGIPGDAPYRETFVVENLSDGRFIAPGPYYGGREMEMGPSAALRIGDVRVVVSSHKAQLADQAMYRYVGIEPTREKILVNKSSVHFRADFEPIAEKLMICAAPGAMPADTASLPWTRLRPGIRIKPNGPAFDPSSR from the coding sequence ATGACACGCATCGCCGTCGGCGGCTTCCTGCACGAGACCAACACTTTCGCTCCGACCAAGGCGACCTTCGCCGACTTCCAGCATGGCGGCGGCTGGCCGGCGATGACGGTGGGGACCGACGTTCTCAAGGTGATGCGCGGCATCAATGTCGGGCTGGCCGGTTTCGTCGACAGCGCGGAAGCCAACGGCTGGGAACTCGTTCCGACTATCGCCTGCGGTGCGAGCCCGTCGGCGCATGTCACCGAGGATGCGTTCGAGCGCATCGTGAGGGTGATGATCGACGGCATCGCGGCTGCCGGGCCGATCGACGCCGTCTATCTCGATCTGCACGGCGCCATGGTGACCGAGCATCTCGACGACGGCGAAGGCGAGATCTTGGCGCGCGTGCGCCGCATCATCGGCAAGGATGTTCCGCTGGTCGCAAGCCTCGACCTCCACGCCAACGTGACTCCCGCAATGATGGAACACGCGGACGCGCTGATTGCTTACCGCACCTATCCGCATGTCGACATGGCCGAGACCGGCCGCGCCGCTGCGAAGCATCTTGCCTTGCTCCTGAAGACGAAGCAGCGCCTCGCAAAGTCGTTCCGGCAACTGCCGTTCCTGATCGCGATCAGCTGGCAATGCACCAACGACTTCCCCACCAAGGGCATCTACGAAAAGCTCGCCGCGCTGGAGAGCGATGCGGTTCCAACGCTGTCCTTCGCGCCCGGCTTCCCGGCCGCCGACTTCCGCGACTGCGGGCCGAGCGTGTTCGCCTACGGCCGGACGCAAGACGATGCGGACCGCGCCGCAGAGGCGATCGTCAAGCTGATCGAAAGTCACGAGGACGATTTCGACGGTAAGATCTGGACGCCCGACGACGGCGTGCGCCACGCCATGGAACTTGCGAAGAGCGCGAGCAAGCCGATCATCATCGCCGACACCCAGGACAATCCCGGCGCCGGCGGCGATTCCGACACGACCGGCATGCTGCGCGCGCTGGTGCGCAACAAGGCGAGCGCCGCCACTGGGGCGATCTATGATCCGGAATCCGCCAGGGCCGCGCATGCAGCCGGCGTCGGCGCCACCGTCACGCTCTCGCTCGGCGGCAAATCAGGCATTCCCGGCGACGCGCCCTATCGTGAGACCTTCGTGGTCGAAAACCTCTCCGACGGCCGTTTCATCGCGCCCGGTCCCTACTATGGCGGCCGAGAGATGGAGATGGGCCCCTCCGCGGCCTTGCGCATCGGCGACGTCCGAGTCGTCGTCTCCTCGCACAAGGCACAACTCGCCGACCAGGCGATGTACCGCTATGTCGGCATCGAGCCGACCAGGGAGAAGATCCTGGTCAACAAGAGCTCGGTGCATTTCCGCGCCGATTTCGAACCGATCGCGGAAAAGCTGATGATCTGCGCCGCGCCCGGCGCGATGCCGGCCGATACGGCGTCCCTCCCCTGGACGCGCCTGCGTCCGGGTATCCGCATCAAGCCGAACGGCCCCGCCTTCGATCCTTCTTCACGCTAA
- a CDS encoding ABC transporter ATP-binding protein encodes MTKDTILDISNLVVSVGKKPGGPKIIDGISIQVREGETLCLVGESGSGKSVTSLTTMGLLPKGTLVPTSGSVKLVGEEILTATDRRLRQLRATKMAMIFQEPMTALNPVVPVGRQIDEVLRAHTDLDARARKKRILDMMEQVHLPQVERIFASYPHRLSGGQRQRIMIAMALVLEPKLLIADEPTTALDVTTQKQILSLIRELQRDHGTAVLFITHDMGVVAEIADRVAVMRQGRLVETGQLETVLRNPSMDYTRNLLASVPSLVPRPPREESREPIVLEANELSKIYKERAFFGKGREVVAADKVTLTLRKGRTLGIVGESGSGKSTVARCIVRLIDPTSGGVRLSGREISDISRRLLQPHRQKIQIVFQDPYRSLNPRVSVGESIAEGPINYGISHADAMKRARELLELVGLPADAVARYPHQFSGGQRQRIAIARALALDPDVLVADEAVSALDVSVQAQVLDLLDEIQKRLGIAILFITHDLRVAAQICDEVVVMQHGRVVEQGPAAEVLTHPQEAYTRALLDAAPGRNWDFANFRPVSEGVGASA; translated from the coding sequence ATGACCAAAGACACCATTCTCGACATCAGCAATCTCGTCGTCTCCGTCGGCAAGAAGCCGGGCGGGCCAAAGATCATCGACGGCATTTCGATCCAGGTGCGCGAGGGCGAGACGCTGTGCCTCGTCGGCGAAAGCGGCTCAGGCAAGTCGGTGACCTCGCTCACCACGATGGGCCTCTTGCCAAAGGGCACGCTGGTTCCGACGAGCGGAAGCGTGAAGCTCGTCGGCGAGGAGATCCTCACCGCGACCGACCGCCGCCTGCGCCAGTTGCGCGCGACGAAGATGGCCATGATCTTCCAGGAGCCGATGACCGCGCTCAATCCGGTCGTGCCGGTCGGCCGCCAGATCGACGAAGTCTTGCGCGCCCATACCGACCTCGATGCCAGAGCGCGCAAGAAGCGCATTCTCGACATGATGGAGCAGGTCCACCTGCCCCAGGTCGAGCGCATCTTCGCCTCCTACCCGCACCGCCTCTCCGGCGGCCAGCGCCAGCGCATCATGATCGCGATGGCGCTGGTGCTCGAGCCCAAGCTCCTCATCGCCGACGAGCCGACCACCGCGCTCGACGTCACCACGCAGAAGCAGATTCTGTCCCTGATCCGCGAGCTGCAGCGCGATCATGGCACCGCCGTGCTGTTCATCACCCACGACATGGGCGTGGTCGCCGAGATCGCCGACCGCGTCGCGGTGATGCGGCAGGGCCGCCTGGTCGAAACCGGCCAACTCGAAACCGTGCTGCGCAATCCCAGCATGGATTACACCCGCAACCTGCTCGCCTCCGTCCCGAGCCTGGTGCCGCGGCCGCCGCGCGAGGAGAGCCGCGAGCCGATCGTGCTCGAGGCCAACGAGCTCAGCAAGATCTACAAGGAACGCGCCTTCTTCGGCAAAGGCCGCGAGGTCGTCGCCGCCGACAAGGTGACGCTGACACTGCGCAAGGGCCGCACGCTCGGCATCGTCGGCGAAAGCGGCTCGGGCAAGTCGACGGTGGCGCGCTGCATCGTTCGCCTGATCGATCCGACCTCCGGCGGTGTGCGCCTGTCCGGCCGCGAGATCTCGGACATCTCGCGCCGCCTGCTGCAGCCGCACCGGCAGAAAATCCAGATCGTGTTTCAGGATCCGTACCGCTCGCTCAACCCGCGGGTCAGCGTCGGCGAGAGCATCGCGGAGGGCCCGATCAATTACGGCATATCGCATGCCGACGCGATGAAGCGGGCCCGCGAATTGCTCGAGCTGGTCGGCCTGCCGGCCGACGCAGTGGCGCGCTATCCGCACCAGTTCTCCGGCGGCCAGCGCCAGCGCATCGCCATTGCGCGTGCGCTCGCGCTCGATCCCGACGTGCTGGTGGCGGACGAAGCGGTGTCCGCGCTCGACGTCTCCGTGCAGGCGCAGGTGCTGGACCTGCTGGACGAGATCCAGAAGCGGCTCGGCATCGCCATCCTGTTCATCACCCACGATCTGCGTGTCGCAGCGCAAATCTGCGACGAGGTCGTGGTGATGCAGCACGGGCGCGTCGTCGAACAGGGGCCGGCGGCGGAGGTGTTGACGCACCCGCAGGAGGCCTACACCAGGGCGTTGCTCGATGCGGCCCCCGGCCGCAACTGGGATTTTGCGAATTTCCGGCCGGTGTCGGAGGGCGTGGGGGCGAGCGCGTAG
- a CDS encoding ABC transporter permease, with translation MTVDSLPQSSIPITSPLRPRLGFLTSTPIIAAATILLTLIVVISILAPLIAPHDPIQLAPSQRLKPSSAQFLLGTDPYGRDLLSRVIYGGRISLLIGIGSAIFSIAIGLAIGLVSGFFKLVDSVMMRIMDGLMAMPSILLAIAVVSLSGASIWTVLIAITIPEVPRVARLVRSVVLSAREEPYVEAAISVGSSLPKIMWRHLMPNTIAPLIVQGTYVCASAILTEAILSFLGAGISPETPTWGNIMAEGRQYFQLKPTLIFWPGLLLSIAILSINLIGDAARDALDPRMKQREGK, from the coding sequence ATGACGGTCGATAGCCTTCCCCAGTCCTCCATTCCGATCACGTCGCCGCTGCGGCCGCGTCTCGGATTCCTCACCTCGACGCCGATCATCGCGGCGGCCACGATCCTGCTCACGCTGATCGTGGTGATCTCGATCCTAGCGCCGCTGATCGCGCCGCATGATCCGATCCAGCTTGCGCCCTCGCAGCGGCTCAAACCATCGTCCGCGCAGTTCCTGCTCGGCACCGACCCCTATGGCCGTGACCTGTTGTCGCGCGTCATCTATGGCGGCCGCATCTCGCTGCTGATCGGCATCGGTTCGGCGATCTTCTCGATCGCCATCGGGCTTGCGATCGGGCTGGTCTCCGGCTTCTTCAAGCTGGTCGATTCGGTGATGATGCGCATCATGGACGGCCTGATGGCGATGCCGAGCATCCTGCTCGCGATCGCCGTGGTGTCGTTGTCCGGCGCCAGCATCTGGACCGTGCTGATCGCGATCACCATTCCCGAAGTCCCGCGCGTGGCGCGCCTGGTACGCTCGGTCGTGCTGTCCGCCCGCGAGGAGCCTTATGTGGAGGCCGCCATCTCGGTCGGATCGTCGCTGCCCAAGATCATGTGGCGGCACCTGATGCCGAATACGATCGCGCCGCTGATTGTCCAGGGCACCTATGTCTGCGCCTCCGCCATCCTCACCGAGGCCATTCTCTCTTTCCTCGGCGCGGGCATCTCGCCTGAGACGCCGACCTGGGGCAACATCATGGCCGAAGGCCGCCAGTATTTTCAGCTCAAGCCGACGCTGATCTTCTGGCCGGGCCTGTTGCTCTCGATCGCCATCCTCAGCATCAACCTGATCGGCGACGCCGCCCGCGACGCACTCGACCCCCGCATGAAGCAGCGGGAGGGGAAGTGA